The nucleotide sequence GCGGTAGGGACGATCGGAGGAAATCGCCTCCACCACATCGGCCACACTGAGGACCCTCGATTCGGGGAGAGTTTCCTCGGCGAGCAGGCCCTCGGGATAGCCGCTGCCGTCAATTCTCTCGTGATGCTCTTTTACGATTCGGGCCAGGGGCCAGGGAAACTCGATTCCCCGCAGGATTTCATAGCCTGCCATCACGTGGTTTTGAATGATGGCAAACTGTTCCTTGTTCAGGCGGGCGGGCGATGTGAGGTACTCCAGAGGCACCTTGATCTTGCCGATGTCATGAAGGATCGCCGCATTGCTAACTGCGTCGATCTGCGATTCCCCCATCCCCAGTTCACGGGCAATGGCCCCCGAAAGTCGCGCCACCCTTTCCTGATGACCGGAAGTGTATTGGTCCCGCGACTCAAGGGCGGCACTGAGGCTTTGGATCGTGTCTTCCAGACTTCGTTTCAGTGCGCTGGACAGCTCCCTTTGCCGGCGCTCACTGTTTCGCAATACCCCGAAGTTCACTGCTGCATAGAGAATGATACTGAGGACCGTGGCCAGAAGGATCGTGACTTCACTCATCAGGGCCGGTGCACCGGACAGAGGTTCGTAGTAGAAGTCAATCGCCACGATCGCCAGCACTGTGGCAAAGATCAGGAAGAAACCGAGGCTGCTCGATCTCTCCAGACGATGTTGGGCGCAGCGGAATCGGGACCATTCCACAGGAATCAGGGGGCCAATGCCGAGAAAGTAGATTGCGCCCCTCAAGGCAGAGAGCTTGAAAGGAAGCCCCCAGTAGATTCCTCCATGAGAATCGACCGAAGGGTGAACCGGTGTCCAGATGGTCCAGAAGGACACCGCCGTGCCGAGAACTGCGAGCAGGGCGAAGCCTGTCCAGGGCGAGAAACGGGGAAGGCGGGAACGGAAGAATGCATAGGCAAAGCTGGCATTGCCGAAGGTCAGCAGGAAGGAACTGAGAACCAGCATCCCTTCAATCCCCGCGGGCGTACCGGAGTAAAACGTTCCGGCCAGAACCCCCGTAAGGGAAACCAGGGCAAAGAAAAGGAAGCCGATGGAATAGGGAAGCGCATTCGGGATCTGCGAAGCACTCTCTGTTGCAGCAAAAAGGAGAGGACAAAGAGAGCCAGACAGACCGGGATGTAGGTCAGGCCTGTCAGGGTCAAAGGAATGCCGGCAAAAAGTAGCAGCATGGGTTCCTCTTTCTGGCATGCCATTGTAGTGGATCAGGGAGGAAATGGGAAGAGGCAGCCCTCACTGCAAAGTGCAGCAAGGGCTCTTCAAGGTGACCCGCGATGGACTCGAACCATCGACCACCTGATTAAAAGTCAGATGCTCTACCAACTGAGCTAGCGGGTCAGCGCGTCCAAGGTAAGACGCGAGAATGGATTGTCAAGCACCCGACCGGGGTACAGGAATGATCTGCTTCCGGTCCGGCCCCACGCTCACATAGAGCAGAGGCGCATCGAGGCCCTTCGACAGAAAATCCAGATACGTGCGAGCTGCATCGGGAATCTCCTCCCAGTTTCGCATCTCGGTGAGCACCTCGTCCCAGCCTTCAAATTCCTCCAGAACGGGCTCACACATCTCAAGAGTCGCCGGATCGCGAGGGTAGTGTTCGATCACTTCATCCCCCACCCGGTAAGCCGTGCAAACAT is from Candidatus Krumholzibacteriia bacterium and encodes:
- a CDS encoding HD domain-containing protein — its product is MPERGTHAATFCRHSFDPDRPDLHPGLSGSLCPLLFAATESASQIPNALPYSIGFLFFALVSLTGVLAGTFYSGTPAGIEGMLVLSSFLLTFGNASFAYAFFRSRLPRFSPWTGFALLAVLGTAVSFWTIWTPVHPSVDSHGGIYWGLPFKLSALRGAIYFLGIGPLIPVEWSRFRCAQHRLERSSSLGFFLIFATVLAIVAIDFYYEPLSGAPALMSEVTILLATVLSIILYAAVNFGVLRNSERRQRELSSALKRSLEDTIQSLSAALESRDQYTSGHQERVARLSGAIARELGMGESQIDAVSNAAILHDIGKIKVPLEYLTSPARLNKEQFAIIQNHVMAGYEILRGIEFPWPLARIVKEHHERIDGSGYPEGLLAEETLPESRVLSVADVVEAISSDRPYRPALGLEPALEEIEKNRGILYDPEVVDACLRLFREKGFSLDIKAGD